One genomic segment of Carassius auratus strain Wakin unplaced genomic scaffold, ASM336829v1 scaf_tig00008123, whole genome shotgun sequence includes these proteins:
- the LOC113071785 gene encoding zona pellucida sperm-binding protein 3-like, giving the protein MGFLQGVLVVAVIVVFDLKNAWGSLRRSQSPSSKKPQSTSASRDPALPSQGFLNPFQKASQFQSLGYGGFAQEPLGLQEKQLLQGPVKPLSWKFPIVPEVQRELAVNFQLRQPVTPSSVAVQCSEDRVHVEVRKDMFGNGLLIQPSGLSMGGCPVVGEDSASGVLILEYALQDCNSVLMMTADDLVYTFAVTYTPVAFVGTPITRTEGAVVGIQCHYQRLHNVSSDALNPTWVPYASTEVGQDVLVFSMKLMLDDWSYQRPSNVYYLGDIINIEASVKVYNHVPLRVFVDRCVATQVPDVTSVPRYSFIENHGCLVDSKATASSSHFLPRTQEDKIRFQLEAFMFQGGSSPSIYITCTVKATLASAPSDALHKSCSFSNGWLAADGNHQVCACCDSTCGPDGGSDAPIGGFQWEGKASLGPVMVQGRQKTLAGLQ; this is encoded by the exons ATGGGCTTTTTGCAAGGTGTATTAGTGGTGGCTGTGATTGTGGTATTTGACCTGAAGAATGCTTGGGGAAGTTTGAGACGCAGTCAAAGTCCAAGCAGCAAGAAGCCACAATCAACTTCAGCTTCCAGAGATCCTGCTCTTCCTTCTCAAGGGTTCTTGAATCCTTTCCAAAAGGCTTCTCAGTTCCAGAGTCTTGGCTACGGAGGATTTGCGCAAGAGCCTCTTGGTCTTCAGGAGAAGCAGCTGTTGCAGGGTCCAGTCAAGCCTTTGTCCTGGAAGTTTCCCATCGTTCCAGAGGTGCAACGTGAGTTGGCGGTGAACTTCCAGTTGAGGCAACCTGTGACTCCCAGTAGTGTGGCTGTTCAATGCAGTGAGGACCGGGTTCATGTGGAGGTGAGGAAGGATATGTTTGGCAATGGTCTGCTGATCCAACCATCTGGTTTGTCTATGGGAGGCTGTCCTGTTGTTGGTGAGGACTCTGCCTCCGGGGTGCTCATCCTTGAATATGCACTGCAGGACTGCAATAGTGTGCTAATG ATGACTGCGGATGACCTCGTCTATACCTTTGCTGTTACCTACACTCCTGTGGCATTTGTTGGCACGCCGATTACCCGTACTGAGGGTGCAGTTGTTGGCATTCAATGCCATTATCAAAG GCTCCATAATGTGAGCAGTGATGCTTTGAATCCAACTTGGGTTCCTTATGCTTCAACGGAGGTTGGCCAGGACGTTTTGGTGTTCTCCATGAAGCTCATGCTGG ATGACTGGTCTTATCAGAGGCCTTCAAATGTTTACTACTTGGGtgacattattaatattgaagCATCTGTGAAGGTGTACAACCACGTCCCCctgcgtgtgtttgtggaccGCTGTGTGGCCACCCAAGTACCTGATGTGACTTCTGTTCCGAGATATTCCTTCATTGAGAACCATGG GTGCCTTGTGGATTCCAAGGCTACGGCTTCCAGCTCCCACTTCTTGCCTCGGACCCAGGAAGACAAGATCCGGTTCCAGCTGGAGGCTTTCATGTTCCAGGGAGGATCCAGTCCTTCT ATCTACATAACGTGTACCGTGAAGGCCACTCTTGCTTCTGCACCCAGTGACGCTCTCCACAAATCCTGTTCCTTTTCCAACGG GTGGCTCGCTGCTGATGGGAACCACCAGGTTTGTGCTTGCTGTGACTCAACATGTGGTCCTGATGGTGGAAGTGATGCTCCTATTGGGG GTTTTCAGTGGGAAGGCAAGGCCTCACTCGGTCCTGTAATGGTTCAAGGGCGACAGAAGACTTTAGCTGGTCTTCAGTAA
- the LOC113071786 gene encoding zona pellucida sperm-binding protein 3-like: protein MGFLQGVLVVAVIVVFDLKNAWGSLRRSQSPSSKKPQSASASRDPALPSQGFLNPFQKASQFQSLGYGGFAQEPLGLQEKQLLQGPVKPLSWKFPIVPEVQRELAVNFQLRQPVTPSSVAVQCSEDRVHVEVRKDMFGNGQLIQPSGLSMGGCPVVGEDSASGVLILEYALQDCNSVLMMTADELVYTFALTYTPVAFVGTPITRTEGAVVGLQCHYQRLHNVSSDALNPTWVPYASTEVGQDVLVFSMKLMLDDWSYQRPSNVYYLGDIINIEASVKVYNHVPLRVFVDRCVATQVPDVTSVPRYSFIENHGCLVDAKATASSSHFLPRTQEDKIRFQLEAFMFQGGSSPSIYITCTVKATLASAPSDALHKSCSFTNGWLAADGNHQVCACCDSTCGPDGGSDAPIGGVHWEGKASLGPVMVQGRQKTLAGLQ from the exons ATGGGCTTTTTGCAAGGTGTATTAGTGGTGGCTGTGATTGTGGTATTTGACCTGAAGAATGCTTGGGGAAGTTTGAGACGCAGTCAAAGTCCAAGCAGCAAGAAGCCACAATCAGCTTCAGCTTCCAGAGATCCTGCTCTTCCTTCTCAAGGGTTCTTGAATCCTTTCCAAAAGGCTTCTCAGTTCCAGAGTCTTGGCTACGGAGGATTTGCGCAAGAGCCTCTTGGTCTTCAGGAGAAGCAGCTGTTGCAGGGTCCAGTCAAGCCTTTGTCCTGGAAGTTTCCCATCGTTCCAGAGGTGCAACGTGAGTTGGCGGTGAACTTCCAGTTGAGGCAACCTGTGACTCCCAGTAGTGTGGCTGTTCAATGCAGTGAGGACCGGGTTCATGTGGAGGTGAGGAAGGATATGTTTGGCAATGGTCAGCTGATCCAACCATCTGGTTTGTCTATGGGAGGCTGTCCTGTTGTTGGTGAGGACTCTGCCTCCGGGGTGCTCATCCTTGAATATGCACTGCAGGACTGCAATAGTGTGCTAATG ATGACTGCGGATGAGCTTGTCTACACCTTTGCTCTTACCTACACTCCTGTGGCATTTGTTGGCACGCCGATTACTCGTACTGAGGGAGCAGTTGTTGGCCTTCAATGCCACTATCAAAG GCTCCATAATGTGAGCAGTGATGCTTTGAATCCAACTTGGGTTCCTTATGCTTCAACGGAGGTTGGCCAGGACGTTTTGGTGTTCTCGATGAAGCTCATGCTGG ATGACTGGTCCTATCAGAGGCCTTCAAATGTTTACTACTTGGGtgacattattaatattgaagCATCTGTGAAGGTGTACAACCACGTCCCCctgcgtgtgtttgtggaccGCTGTGTGGCCACCCAAGTACCTGATGTGACTTCTGTTCCGAGATATTCCTTCATTGAGAACCATGG GTGCCTTGTGGATGCCAAGGCTACGGCTTCCAGCTCCCACTTCTTGCCTCGAACCCAGGAAGACAAGATCCGGTTCCAGCTGGAGGCTTTCATGTTCCAGGGAGGATCCAGTCCTTCT ATCTACATAACGTGTACAGTGAAGGCCACTCTTGCTTCTGCACCCAGTGACGCTCTCCACAAATCCTGTTCCTTTACCAACGG GTGGCTTGCTGCTGATGGGAACCACCAGGTTTGTGCTTGCTGTGACTCAACATGTGGTCCTGATGGTGGAAGTGATGCTCCTATTGGGG GTGTTCATTGGGAAGGCAAGGCCTCACTCGGTCCTGTAATGGTTCAAGGGCGACAGAAGACTTTGGCTGGTCTTCAGTAA